One genomic segment of Chitinophaga sancti includes these proteins:
- a CDS encoding response regulator transcription factor: MSKIQIALVDDHNLFRKGLIKLINMGDTQQRYHILFEADNGNQLKEKMRTPPFPDIILMDIDMPEVDGFEAVEWLQRTHGDVKVLVMTMLESETAILRMLRMGVKGYIHKDIEVEELTAALESIAANGFYYSNAASEVLHQNLNGLDRSNNTAIHLSENEREFIKWVATDMTYQQIADKMNLSVKTIDGYREALFRKLGVRTRVTLALYAVKHGLVEL, translated from the coding sequence ATGAGTAAAATCCAAATAGCCCTCGTAGACGACCATAACCTGTTTCGCAAAGGCCTGATCAAACTGATCAACATGGGAGATACACAACAGCGGTATCATATCCTTTTTGAAGCAGACAACGGCAACCAACTCAAAGAGAAAATGAGAACACCGCCATTTCCTGATATCATTCTCATGGATATCGATATGCCGGAAGTGGATGGCTTTGAAGCGGTAGAATGGCTGCAACGTACACATGGCGATGTAAAGGTATTGGTCATGACCATGCTGGAATCTGAAACAGCGATCTTGCGGATGCTACGCATGGGGGTGAAAGGGTATATTCATAAAGATATCGAGGTAGAAGAACTCACGGCTGCATTGGAGTCTATTGCGGCTAATGGATTTTATTATTCTAACGCAGCTTCTGAGGTATTGCATCAAAACCTGAATGGATTAGATCGATCAAATAATACAGCTATACATTTATCTGAGAATGAAAGGGAGTTTATTAAATGGGTAGCTACGGATATGACTTATCAACAGATAGCGGATAAGATGAATCTGAGTGTGAAGACGATTGATGGGTATAGGGAGGCGCTATTCAGGAAATTAGGTGTAAGGACCAGGGTAACGCTGGCGCTGTATGCGGTGAAGCATGGGTTGGTAGAGTTGTAA
- a CDS encoding sensor histidine kinase: protein METSIFATSLTIIISTLLVLGLCTAVVYFLFLYQKKKFRHQQELIEMREQFNHVLLQSRLAIQEQTLDHISKELHANFSHLVSLININLQEILPQAPANQRENILETKSLAKQLMSELKALSANLNTDHIIHIGFVKALENELNRLAKTKKYEVVITKAGEEYRILPEHEIILFRLCQEVLNNTVKYAKASEVTASINFSKEQFVLIITDNGTGFNVQDALENSGDKQSTGLLNMHKRASLINAELIITSRNGGGTVVLITIPQPQILKSIQE, encoded by the coding sequence ATGGAAACCTCAATATTCGCAACCTCTCTGACAATCATTATATCCACTTTACTCGTTCTGGGACTCTGTACCGCCGTCGTATATTTTCTCTTCCTCTATCAGAAAAAGAAATTCCGACACCAACAGGAGCTCATTGAAATGCGCGAGCAATTTAATCATGTATTGCTGCAATCAAGACTCGCTATCCAGGAACAAACGTTGGATCATATCAGTAAGGAGTTGCACGCCAACTTCAGTCACCTCGTGTCGTTGATCAATATCAATCTCCAGGAAATTCTGCCACAGGCTCCCGCAAATCAACGGGAAAACATCCTCGAAACAAAATCGCTGGCCAAGCAACTGATGAGTGAGCTAAAAGCCCTATCGGCCAACTTAAACACAGATCATATTATCCACATCGGCTTTGTCAAAGCACTGGAAAATGAACTGAACCGGCTGGCTAAAACGAAGAAATACGAAGTGGTCATCACCAAAGCTGGGGAGGAATATCGTATCTTACCTGAACACGAAATCATCCTCTTCCGCCTCTGCCAGGAAGTACTCAACAATACCGTGAAGTATGCAAAAGCATCTGAAGTCACTGCTTCAATCAATTTTTCAAAAGAGCAGTTTGTACTCATCATTACGGACAATGGCACTGGGTTCAACGTACAGGATGCCCTAGAAAACAGCGGAGATAAACAAAGTACCGGTTTGTTGAATATGCACAAAAGAGCCTCGCTGATCAATGCAGAACTCATCATCACCAGCCGCAATGGTGGCGGTACCGTCGTGCTCATTACGATTCCTCAACCCCAGATCCTTAAATCTATTCAAGAATGA
- a CDS encoding OmpA family protein — translation MNTAKSDAFWPSYTDLMTSLFFIMLVLYILTYVRLNSTIQLQANKLKIIETVEENLRPLKAESSLFIYEEQYKRFKLAFDVKFGNNQYQLTPDQLENYQETINHIDQAGLKLKSIIDHLKQERSSDERLKRVSYVVVIAGYASRTGQEAHNYELSYQRALALKNYWKAKGIDFEAKEYEELVDLQVAGNGWGGIGRLPFEPDNQRFLIQIFPKIGDVK, via the coding sequence ATGAATACAGCAAAATCTGATGCTTTCTGGCCGAGTTATACGGATTTGATGACCAGTTTATTTTTTATTATGCTGGTATTGTATATTCTTACTTATGTACGGTTGAATTCTACGATTCAGTTGCAGGCAAATAAATTGAAGATCATAGAGACAGTGGAAGAGAATTTGCGCCCCTTGAAGGCCGAGTCTTCATTATTTATTTATGAGGAGCAGTATAAGCGATTTAAGTTAGCGTTTGATGTGAAGTTTGGGAATAACCAGTATCAGTTAACGCCTGATCAGTTGGAGAACTATCAGGAGACGATCAATCATATAGATCAGGCGGGGTTGAAGTTGAAGTCAATCATTGATCATTTAAAACAGGAGCGGTCGTCGGATGAGCGGTTAAAGCGGGTGTCGTATGTGGTGGTGATAGCGGGGTATGCTTCCAGGACGGGACAGGAGGCGCATAATTATGAGTTGAGTTATCAGCGGGCACTGGCGTTGAAGAATTATTGGAAAGCGAAGGGGATTGATTTTGAGGCGAAGGAGTATGAGGAATTGGTGGATTTGCAGGTGGCAGGGAATGGATGGGGAGGGATTGGGCGGTTGCCGTTTGAGCCGGATAATCAGAGGTTTTTGATACAGATTTTTCCTAAGATAGGAGATGTGAAGTGA